The Argopecten irradians isolate NY unplaced genomic scaffold, Ai_NY scaffold_0190, whole genome shotgun sequence genome segment atcaaaaattatatatttcggGGATCTATTAAGTTCCGTCCTGTAACATTACACTCCGGTTATTGAAAATCATTAATCTATACATTTTCTGGTAATATTTGCAAGAAAAACAATGGCCATAGAACGCCACTCTGAAGAACTCAACGTGGGGCAACGAAGTTCCCAAAAAGAAAACTGACTCGgtatttctaaaaatggaaacatcgaGTAGATATGCTATATATCGAACCTCACATGATCATTTATTCGCCAATACCAAAATCAGggcatatttaatatttttatcccaatgaaattatatatattttttgggTAATTTCAAACCTGATATAGAATGCACGAATAGTCGTATTTGAGAGTTTCATATAggcctattgcattttgtattgtgagACACGAATGAGACTACAGTCCAATTGGGACcacttttatattttatcttttatattttatattttatagctTCATTCTCAGTCATGAATTGTTAATTTACTTAATGGTGTAATACTTATATAGCAGTATTGATAGCATAAGTTACAATCCTCTCCCCTTCCCcacccctctctctctctcctctcccTCCCccctctctttctctctctttctctctctctggACAAATTGCGTatacttgtatattttgtaccatATTGTGGAAAGGGTGTGTATATAAGTTGTAACAACTTGTACCCAATCCGTTTGTTAattaatgcaataaaatatgtttaaactaaactaaatTAAACTAAAGcctaaattgtaaaaaaatgttcCTCTGGggtattatatttttatgtctACCAGTAGGAGGTTCAGTTTTCgtataaagggagacaacttctGTTTGCAATCTAGGTTTGGTACATATTGGTGTTTTGTAAGCCAATTAAATTTGTATATGtgtgaaaaaatgtgtgttgataaaataaaatatattattattactatttattGCAACTTTCcgattttattaaattttgaaaaaaaatgggtttttttttatataacaacaaagaactGCGTTTCTAAGTGACTCGTACTTCTATTGTTGAAAAAAGTTGTGATCTATCTATTTAATTTAGTGACTTTATAACAAAAGTTGTTTCGAGTCTTAGACGTTTGGCCGTTGATAGGCGAAAGTaaggtagcagaaaacagtagatttggacaatctatgaaaataaggcgcatgccttagaaatatagatatagtcatttaactgtaaaaaatacctgtacaaaagtatatatataattaatcagcacaacttttgcaattacaatttgatattttgatacagatttggccatattctgcgctattcatgcatgtgaataccatggtaacaacaaaaaactacctgaaaaattgcaaaatatcatgatttttagcccaaaattgcagaaaattgtactcattttttttcttaagacctaccttaaattgagcacttctatcacaatggcaaaataagctaatttatttcataggtcgatcgtgtggatttttcaatatttttgcctaaacccgcgcTATGGATTTTCCTTCcagtaaagctagcatttccggtcaagacgcacttccggaggagcccagaattgtcatctctaacccatttttgttatgtttatttttgaaaaaattgaagcttaaatcaaaccctccatattggatgtaccaatttcagaatatatttgatttttaatttttttatgcatggctcaaaacagggactccccacttaataaaaatatagaccggggccaggctgttcttctctTGTTTGCTACCTAAGTGTAGGAAAAGACAACTCAAGGCCAGAGAGGTTCTAACCGGTATAATGAATGACTTTGTTTTGTCATCAGACGTAAGCAGGGTCTAGTTTccatttgtaaattatatgtcaAACTATTTTTTGTGCCGTTGGGCAATCTAATATTTCCAGAAGCACAGCTACGGTGGAGCCTAGATAATCCGGACACCAATATTGCCTGGAAACATTTCACTCCGCATGGAAATGTCTGGGATcagatttgattattttaaaactatgtaaacaaaattcGTAAGTCCGGAAAATTCGCAATCCGGACGGTTTGGACAGGAGACGCAAATGTCCGGATTATAGAGGGTccactgtacctataaatgtttgttatataccaGAAATATTCTCCGTTTGAAATAGCAcacattgaaaatatatacaacacaTTCACATCGAAGTGATAGGAATACTTTGTAATCTGAAGCAGAAACAAGTTCGGAATCTGATTACATTGGAAAAgagaatctgacaacatcccattaggggtcacgttcagGTGAAACCTTGGAAAacttgctgctgccagaatcttgtcTGGGGACGAAACATTAAAAAACCTGTCATTATTATTTTCaagtacgtagtcatctcgcccaaagaacACAACAAAGCTTATACTATATTATACCGAGACGAAATGGCGTTTTCAATTGTtgtagcaaggtgtagaaaatacatttgatCTGAGTTATAGGTGGTGTAATAGTTATCATAACGTGATCCCTGTGGGAATTTTGTCATACgatatatagtaccatgtagagtatgattttttgtcgtttttttaattgtcttggggcactctggtgggtctatgattatataatctgtatcTAATTCTCAGATCTTTGTGGTCATAAGGACCAGGTTGCAATATATAATTTCTAAAAAAGAAAGTACCGGAAATTGTATAGCAACAGGGATTATTCATTGAGTCACATGTCCATCGgagaaaatatattcatttcttacttatctatatattgtacctGTTTTTGATCACAATTTGACTACATGGTTTGTCTCAAGACACGAGACAAAGTCAATACAATAGGTAAGGATGGCAAGATTGATCCTGTGAGTGTATCGAAAATATTCAGCCTCATAACAGTATATTTTTGTATCATATCAAACTCACTATTTTAACGTAAAATTTAAAGACACCTTAAATTTATCAACTCAACTCAGCAGTaaatttgcaatatattttttaatgatgGTCGAGATgtacaggaaaataaatataaaaaaataacaaagcaATCGctgataaatacaaaaaaaaaatcctatcgGCAAGGAAAACCGAGCGCGGGGGCTtggtgtgggaggaaaccggagtgcccggagaaaacccacgtggtCGGGCAGGTGAGCCCCAAACCTTATCACATCCGATCGGGGGGATTCCCGATCGCCTTGGTGAATGGCACAATGCCACCCGACCACCCATTGGCGTGGCCCAATCTGGAAAAGAGAAGAAGAAAACATAAgaagatcatcatcatcatcatcatcatcaacttcatcataacatcatcatcgtcgtcgctCCAAAGAATTGGTGATTGGGGGATAGATACTGTGAATGTTTTtggttatatattttttaccaaCAAACAAAGCATggttcatcatcatcatcatcatcatcaccataaTCATAATgatcatcaatatcatcatcatcgtcatcatcagcatcatcatcatcatcaaatcatcatcaccatcagatcatcatcgttatcatcatcatcatcaccatcatcaaatcatcatcatcattgaatcatcatcaccatcagatcatcatttttttatcattatcataattatcaACTTATCATCGTTATCATCGTGATATCATATCATcgttgtcatcatcatcatcatcatcatcatcatcatcatcatcattatcatcgtcGTCATCACAATCTTCGCCTTCAGCTATAATAACATACCTAGCCATGGCTAGACGGACACACGACCTTCGACCCTCTGTGGTGATGTTCTCCGTGATGAGAGGTCGGGTTTCCCACCTGGATTGAGGCTGCTCCTCCATGGTGAACAGGAACATACAGGACTGTAAAAAGACAtaaaatgtacatcaaatgatgtCTTTTAAACATTCCGCCCCAATAGACACGCATTCCCTACCGatttaaattaacattaatatAGCGGTtgcgaaaaaaaaatgaaattaatttatcGATAAGGTACATCTCCGATTATGACCATCAATTATAGAAATGAAGTGAAGTAGAATTGGCCAATAAATCCAAACAGGACAAAAAATATCGGGAAATGAAAATTGGGAAATCCTTTGAACGCCCAATCGAATCTGGTATCCCTATCCATCAACTTGTACTCCACCGTCGACCACCATCGCAGCCCTCCCGCGGCAATACATCTGTAAAGCGAAAAATAGTCAACATGTGAAAGGAAGATTGTACAGGAGATGGTTAAGGACAACGCCTTATTTGAAGGAAAACTTTTTAGTTTCACAGACACTGATGTAAATCTTTTACATTGTTTTACCTGCGTATATAACACAAGAAAATGTGacgaaattatttttgtatttattgaaAACAACGCAACGTACATTACTCATGAAATCAGcaataaaaaacatatacaacaatTACTGAGATAAAGAGCGAAAtaatgaaacaagaggcccggGGGCTTTAACGATTAATATCTGACAGCCTAGGCAACAGTTATATAGGAAATTAGTCAGATATGGTGTCATGACGGCCATCATGGTTTTGGGAACAACCCAAAAAAGAACAACACTTGGTCAGAACctaatcaaaatcatttcaggcaagtttcagtcaagtagaaatagaaaagaaaactcaaaatgtgttttcaagatggcggctgtagcgGATGTTTTGGATTTCGTATCGAACCAAACAATTAGAACACTTGGTCGGGTCACGTTAGGATTATTTCAAGCAACTGTCAGCCAAAAAGCACTGATAGAATTTaggaagaagttcaaaatatttttagtttttaagttcataaacaaagttatattttatttgtgaaaaaaatgaaaatggacATTATCGTCATCTCAAGCGCAACAATATCATCACTGCCATTACAATcattttacaacaaaaacaccattgtcatcatcaacgtcatcttcatcatcaccatcaccatcatcatcctcatcatcttCATAATCATAAGCATCAACATCATAATCGTCACCATCCATACACTTACCTAGCGAGGGACAGGGTACCAGTAATCGATTTGGCGTCTGATGCATTTCGGGAAGAGCACCATCTGCTCTTCCTCAAAACTATCACAAGATTTCCTCTCCCAATATAGATCATCCTGTGGGAGTTCCTTCGTTAGGTCCGTGGACAGCTCCAGTCCACAGTTGAACAGCAGCATCGCCTTGGACCTCTCTGCGAAGTTCGCCTCGCTCTTTTTCCCAGGTCCGGACGGCTTCCACAACGCTCTCCTTTCCACCAGGCACGGCGCAGTTCCACAATGGCGGCAAGGAGACGGGCctacataaacaataaatatatcgTATACTTTCCATAAACGCTTTCAATTTACAGTATTTTCCACAATAAGTCGTACCTATGTACAAGTACCAAaggccttttttacgattttttttcagttttcgtACATGTATAAGTCGCACTGGAAAATAAGTCGCACCTAAAATTTAGACCCATGTACCCACGTAACCCTTCATGAATCGATCGATCTCTAATGAAGCATGATAAGAAACACATATGCGACGGAAATGGTTTAGAGTTGGCATGTTTCGGATGGGCTATCCGTCATCAGACCCCTTCGCTGGAAATCCACTATAGATTCTTCCACCGAACCTTTACCGACCAGCACATCAGTACGTTGGACCTCTCCGTAAcccatttatttacattattgtcAATTGAAGAGAATGATATGCATTGTGGAATCGAGCCCAATCATCCCATGAAGCGTACTATAAATTGACTTACGTGCTCTCCATTCCTGGACTCTGGATACCATGCCACTCCATTTCCTTTTGACACTCTTTCCAATCGAACACACCGAAACCAAAAGCAGTGACATCAGGACACACACGAGGTACCAGAACATCTCTGTCCCAACCCGCTAGAAGGAAGGATACACACGATTACGTCATTTTGGGAAAGCTGGTATGTTACAAAACTCGAATAATTTGATAATCAGTACAGGGAGATATGGTGTACTTAAATGGCGCTTCTAGAAAAGAAGTAATACGCATGCATTCAAGTACACTGTAAAGgttttttaatagtttttgtTGAGTTTTCTTTCTGTAAGATATGCAATATAAAGAACGGCTAGAAATTGGTTAATATCGTGTAACAGGGTCCAAATAGTTTGTCACAAGCAGGGATTGAACCCGCTCGCTTGCCGCTCTTACGACTGAACTAAACCGTTTCTTAGCGCAAAACTAGACCGCATATGAAAAGTATTGCAATATACTTACTGATAGGATATCGGCAGACGCAGGACAAACACTCGCAGGCTCACTACTAGTGAGATAATTAAACATGTTCACGGCAAATCCTGGGTCGGGCTCCACACTGTAACAAACATATACATCTAAagttaaatatgctccaccaccgacagagtataattggtgtttaatcgtgtgtatatatgtctaataaacacctAAAACaatcatatcaaataatttattttgctatgcaatcagcacttcattccatatacaatatagtgccacggattttttcgggatacaattaattacatgtattttttactattttcatcTTAAGTAAGATTAgtagctcaaacatttcaattgAGGTTATTGATGTAAAGTACGTAACTAAAGAATAATCCTAAACcgtttgctcctgttttggATAAAGAaataataccatttgtcagaggttgagtatttttaaatacatgtacatgtactctgAAAATTCATTGCCTCAAACTTATATCGTTGCTCATTTTTAAAGAAACGTGCCGTTTGGGGGTTATGAAACTGGCCCAAGGCTTTCAACACACAGGAGGAAACTGATCCTTACTTACCACATAAGGTCCCAATAGAGAGCAGGGCCTTGTTGCATGGCGCCCATCGTTGCCACAAACAGCAGGAAACTCCTATCCATCATGACAATCCAAGAATGCAcgtgaaaatgtaaatacaaaggAAGAGATTGACCAACTTCGACTTCACTGATTGCCAAGCAGCTTAGCAACAAagatgtgacgtcacaataggtTTTGCAGTGTTATCGATCATGACGTCATACCATTGTCGACTGAGTCAGCAGTGTACAGGGACCATTGCTGCGATTGGGAAAGGTGCATCGACAATAGTATTGATCTGTAATCTTTGTGAGCGATAGGTTCTCCAAACTCCAATCTCTAAATTCGGTGGCTGGTGGGAAaggacattgaaataaagaaaaatagcGCATGCTAACGCAAAAaatattgcgtgcgaacgcaatagtTTTGCTTGTGAACGCTATACTTTATTGCGTGCGAAAGCAATACTATTGCGCGTAAACCTGACAATTACTAAATGTCAATTACTCAGTGATATATTATTGcgtacacatacaatattattgcgttcgcaaTATTTTCGCTTTATTTCTTATGTCCTTTCTCAGCCGACGTAAGTTTTAACTCTATGGTCATTAAATAAATAGTCAGAAATTTACGATAAAAACAACAAGTATTAGCTTTACAATATGATACTGACTTAGTTATTTTATCGTGTGTAGCTGTATGTTTTTGGCTATGGCCTTACTCCGGACCCATGGGAACTAACAAGGCATTCAAAATGTAGGTGACTCTCTTATGTGGCTGATATCGGCCAGGTCACACTGTTGCATTGGTGACCCCGCCAAGCGATgagcgacagtgcgacaatatTACGCGACAGTGTGGCAACAAACGGGGAAACGAATATTCACAGAAAGCCTGAATGCCAGTAGACACCAATTGCAAATTAAATGACTTGATAAGTAAAAAgtagaaatatttgaaaactggTTGAGCATTTAATTAAACTGTAACTACAATTTATTGTCAGAGCCATGTAAAAGAAATTGGTAAAATCAGATGTATTGATATTGAATTTATAATATTGTATGGCATAGCGAATACTGATTATCAAGATTTTTATCCGAAGAcaagtactacatgtacatcaatgcATGTCAGTGGCGTCGCTAGCAGGAAATGCATGTGCAAATTGTAGAATTTTGGTATTTGTGTGGGGGGTCAGGGGGGTTCCCGTCGGCAATCCCATTGTAAAAGCGCGCGAAATGGTTTCAGCCCTCACCCCGAAATCTTCCAAatcaaaaattatatatttcggGGATCTATTAAGTTCCGTCCTGTAACATTACACTCCGGTTATTGAAAATCATTAATCTATACATTTTCTGGTAATATTTGCAAGAAAAACAATGGCCATAGAACGCCACTCTGAAGAACTCAACGTGGGGCAACGAAGTTCCCAAAAAGAAAACTGACTCGgtatttctaaaaatggaaacatcgaGTAGATATGCTATATATCGAACCTCACATGATCATTTATTCGCCAATACCAAAATCAGggcatatttaatatttttatcccaatgaaattatatatattttttgggTAATTTCAAACCTGATATAGAATGCACGAATAGTCGTATTTGAGAGTTTCATATAggcctattgcattttgtattgtgagACACGAATGAGACTACAGTCCAATTGGGACcacttttatattttatcttttatattttatattttatagctTCATTCTCAGTCATGAATTGTTAATTTACTTAATGGTGTAATACTTATATAGCAGTATTGATAGCATAAGTTACAATCCTCTCCCCTTCCCcacccctctctctctctcctctctttctctctctttctctctctctggACAAATTGCGTatacttgtatattttgtaccatATTGTGGAAAGGGTGTGTATATAAGTTGTAACAACTTGTACCCAATCCGTTTGTTAattaatgcaataaaatatgttttaaactaaactaaactaaagcctaaattgtaaaaaaaatgttcctCTGGggtattatatttttatgtctACCAGTAGGAGGTTCAGTTTTCgtataaagggagacaacttctGTTTGCAATCTAGGTTTGGTACATATTGGTGTTTTGTAAGCCAATTAAATTTGTATatgtgtgaaaaaaaatgtgtgttgataaaataaaatatattattattactattttatTGCAACTTTCcgattttattaaattttgaaaaaaaaatgttttttttatataacacaaAGAACTGCGTTTCTAAGTGACTCGTACTTCTATTGTTGAAAAAAGTTGTGATCTATCTATTTAATTTAGTGACTTTATAACAAAAGTTGTTTCGAGTCTTAGACGTTTGGCCGTTGATAGGCGAAAGTaaggtagcagaaaacagtagatttggacaatctatgaaaataaggcgcatgccttagaaatatagatatagtcatttaactgtaaaaaatacctgtacaaaagtatatatataattaatcagcacaacttttgcaattacaatttgatattttgatacagatttggccatattctgcgcttattcatgcatgtgaataccatggtaacaacaaaaaactacctgaaaaattgcaaaatatcatgatttttagcccaaaattgcagaaaattgtactcattttttttcttaagacctaccttaaattgagcacttctatcacaatggcaaaataagctaatttatttcataggtcgatcgtgtggatttttcaatatttttgcctaaacccgcgctatggattttccttcaagtaaagctagcatttccggtcaagacgcacttccggaggagcccagaattgtaatctctaacccatttttgttatgtttatttttgaaaaaattgaagcttaaatcaaaccctccatattggatgtaccaatttcagaatatatttgatttttaattttttatgcatggctcaaaacagggactccccacttaataaaaatatagaccggggccaggctgttcttctctTGTTTGCTACCTAAGTGTAGGAAAAGACAACTCAAGGCCAGAGAGGTTCTAACCGGTATAATGAATGACTTTGTTTTGTCATCAGACGTAAGCAGGGTCTAGTTTccatttgtaaattatatgtcaAACTATTTTTTGTGCCGTTGGGCAATCTAATATTTCCAGAAGCACAGCTACGGTGGAGCCTAGATAATCCGGACACCAATATTGCCTGGAAACATTTCACTCCGCATGGAAATGTCTGGGATcagatttgattattttaaaactatgtaaacaaaattcGTAAGTCCGGAAAATTCGCAATCCGGACGGTTTGGACAGGAGACGCAAATGTCCGGATTATAGAGGGTccactgtacctataaatgtttgttatataccaGAAATATTCTCCGTTTGAAATAGCAcacattgaaaatatatacaacacaTTCACATCGAAGTGATAGGAATACTTTGTAATCTGAAGCAGAAACAAGTTCGGAATCTGATTACATTGGAAAAgagaatctgacaacatcccattaggggtcacgttcagGTGAAACCTTGGAAAacttgctgctgccagaatcttgtcTGGGGACGAAACATTAAAAAACCTGTCATTATTATTTTCaagtacgtagtcatctcgcccaaagaacACAACAAAGCTTATACTATATTATACCGAGACGAAATGGCGTTTTCAATTGTtgtagcaaggtgtagaaaatacatttgatCTGAGTTATAGGTGGTGTAATAGTTATCATAACGTGATCCCTGTGGGAATTTTGTCATACgatatatagtaccatgtagagtatgttttttttatcgttttttaattGTCTtggggcactctggtgggtctatgattatataatctgtatcTAATTCTCAGATCTTTGTGGTCATAAGGACCAGGTTGCAATATATAATTTCTAAAAAAGAAAGTACCGGAAATTGTATAGCAACAGGGATTATTCATTTGAGTCACATGTCCATCGgagaaaatatattcatttcttacttatctatatattgtacctGTTTTTGATCACAATTTGACTACATGGTTTGTCTCAAGACACGAGACAAAGTCAATACAATAGGTAAGGATGGCAAGATTGATCCTGTGAGTGTATCGAAAATATTCAGCCTCATAACAGTATATTTTTGTATCATATCAAACTCACTATTTTAACGTAAAATTTAAAGACACCTTAAATTTATCAACTCAACTCAGCAGTAAatttgcaatatatatattttaatgatggTCGAGATgtacaggaaaataaatataaaaaaaataacaaagcaatcgctgaaaaaaaaaaaaaaaaaaaaaatcctatcgGCAAGGAAAACCGAGCGCGGGGGCTtggtgtgggaggaaaccggagtgcccggagaaaacccacgtggtCGGGCAGGTGAGCCCCAAACCTTATCACATCCGATCGGAGGGGATTCCCGATCGCCTTGGTGAATGGCACAATGCCACCCGACCACCCATTGGCGTGGCCCAATCTGGAAAAGAGAAGAAGAAAACATTAcaagatcatcatcatcatcatcaacttcatcataacatcatcatcgtcgtcgctCCAAAGAATTGGTGATTGGGGGATAGATACTGTGAATGTTTTtggttatatattttttaccaaCAAACAAAGCATggttcatcatcatcatcatcatcatcatcaaagcATGgttcatcatcaatatcatcatcaccatAATCATAATGATCATCAATATcgtcatcatcagcatcatcataatcataatGATCATCACCATCAGATCATCatcgttatcatcatcatcaccatcatcaaatcatcatcatcattgaatcatcatcaccatcagatcatcattttttatcattatcatattATCAACCTTATCATCGTTATCATCGTGATATCATATCATcgttgtcatcatcatcatatcatcatcatcatcatcatcatcattatcatcgtcGTCATCACAATCTTCGCCTTCAGCTATAATAACATACCTAGCCATGGCTAGACGGACACACGACC includes the following:
- the LOC138312032 gene encoding probable DNA-directed RNA polymerase subunit delta; the encoded protein is MDGDDYDVDAYDYEDDEDDDGDGDDEDDVDDDNGVFVSCMFLFTMEEQPQSRWETRPLITENITTEGRRSCVRLAMARYVIIAEGEDCDDDDDNDDDDDDDDDDDDDNDDMISR
- the LOC138312037 gene encoding uncharacterized protein, giving the protein MMDRSFLLFVATMGAMQQGPALYWDLMCVEPDPGFAVNMFNYLTSSEPASVCPASADILSRVGTEMFWYLVCVLMSLLLVSVCSIGKSVKRKWSGMVSRVQEWRARPSPCRHCGTAPCLVERRALWKPSGPGKKSEANFAERSKAMLLFNCGLELSTDLTKELPQDDLYWERKSCDSFEEEQMVLFPKCIRRQIDYWYPVPR